The Mycetohabitans endofungorum genome contains a region encoding:
- the paaC gene encoding 1,2-phenylacetyl-CoA epoxidase subunit PaaC produces MPTQHHLAYVLRLADNALILGQRNAEWTGHGPVLEEDIALANISLDLIGQARLLYTHAGSLEAALTGQARDEDDYAFFREEREFRNYTMLELPHAGPYGGTVRPDRDYAVTIVRHFLYSTLMLLVWNALLHSSDAELAAIAAKSLKETRYHVHHARDWLVRLGDGTDESHRRTQAAVDFLMPYTSEFFSGDELEQSIAAQGIGPRNATLQPDWSAHVRAALNEATLAWPTMGQYVTTGKLGEHSEHMGYLLAEMQSLARQHPGARW; encoded by the coding sequence ATGCCAACGCAACACCATCTGGCGTATGTGCTGCGCCTCGCGGACAACGCCTTGATTCTCGGCCAGCGCAATGCTGAATGGACCGGGCATGGCCCGGTCCTCGAAGAGGACATCGCGCTGGCCAATATCAGCCTGGACTTGATCGGCCAGGCCCGGCTGCTCTATACGCACGCCGGCTCACTGGAGGCCGCGCTCACTGGTCAAGCGCGCGATGAAGACGACTACGCGTTCTTCCGTGAGGAGCGCGAATTCCGCAATTACACGATGCTCGAGCTGCCGCACGCCGGCCCGTATGGCGGCACTGTACGCCCCGACCGGGACTATGCGGTAACGATCGTGCGCCATTTTCTGTATTCAACGCTGATGCTGCTCGTCTGGAATGCGCTGCTGCACTCAAGCGATGCCGAGTTGGCCGCGATCGCCGCCAAATCGCTCAAGGAAACGCGATACCACGTGCACCACGCGCGCGACTGGCTGGTACGGCTTGGCGACGGCACAGACGAATCACATCGCCGCACACAGGCCGCAGTCGACTTCCTGATGCCGTACACGAGCGAGTTCTTCTCCGGCGACGAACTCGAGCAGTCCATCGCGGCACAGGGCATCGGCCCGCGGAACGCGACGCTGCAGCCAGACTGGTCGGCGCATGTCCGGGCGGCGCTCAACGAAGCCACGCTTGCGTGGCCGACCATGGGTCAATATGTGACGACAGGCAAGCTGGGCGAGCACTCCGAGCACATGGGCTATCTGCTGGCGGAAATGCAGAGTCTGGCCCGCCAGCATCCCGGCGCCCGCTGGTAG
- a CDS encoding TetR/AcrR family transcriptional regulator, with protein MARTRAPDHESQREQILNLAAEKFAQTSYPSTSMAELAAASGTSKARLYHYYESKEAILFDLLDRYTKRLMLIIAEVEGASQRRELNEQQTFAELIRAFLAEYETSHTRHVALLNDVKYLVQTQREIILDRQRDIVAAFARQLARAYPRRVTKSNQMALTMMVFGMINWTFTWLKPSGTMTYANFANEVVAVLERGLVAPPDVAAIVP; from the coding sequence ATGGCCCGCACCCGAGCTCCTGATCACGAAAGCCAGCGCGAGCAGATCTTGAATCTGGCCGCCGAGAAATTCGCGCAGACCAGCTACCCGAGCACGTCGATGGCGGAACTGGCCGCGGCCAGCGGCACGTCGAAAGCGCGCCTGTACCATTATTACGAGAGCAAGGAGGCCATTTTGTTCGATTTGCTGGACCGGTACACGAAGCGACTAATGCTGATCATCGCCGAGGTCGAGGGCGCCAGTCAGCGACGGGAACTGAACGAGCAGCAAACCTTCGCGGAGTTAATCCGCGCTTTCCTCGCTGAGTACGAAACGTCGCACACGCGACATGTCGCGTTGCTCAACGACGTCAAGTATCTGGTGCAAACGCAGCGCGAAATCATCCTGGACCGGCAACGCGACATCGTTGCCGCGTTTGCACGCCAGCTGGCTCGCGCCTATCCGCGGCGCGTGACCAAGTCCAACCAAATGGCGCTCACCATGATGGTGTTCGGCATGATCAACTGGACCTTCACGTGGCTCAAGCCGAGCGGCACGATGACCTACGCGAACTTCGCAAACGAGGTCGTCGCCGTGCTCGAACGCGGACTGGTCGCGCCGCCGGACGTTGCAGCAATCGTGCCCTAG
- the paaA gene encoding 1,2-phenylacetyl-CoA epoxidase subunit PaaA: MYTQSLDLPGNTALADSPVASIDQQRFDARIAADDKVEPQDWMPDAYRKTLVRQISQHAHSEIVGMLPEGNWISRAPSLKRKAILLAKVQDEGGHGLYLYSAAETLGVSRDQMLDALHSGRAKYSSIFNYPTPSWADVGVIGWLVDGAAIMNQIPLCRCTYGPYARAMIRICKEESFHQRQGFDALLVMMQGTAAQREMVQQAVNRWWWPVLMMFGPSDKDSVHSNQSAKWGIKRISNDDLRQKFVDATVEQAKVLGVTLPDPDLKWNEARGHYDYGTVDWEEFWRVVNGDGPCNRERLATRVKAHEDGAWVREAALAYEAKQARRNKQKAA; this comes from the coding sequence ATGTATACGCAATCGCTCGACCTACCGGGCAACACCGCGCTGGCCGACAGCCCCGTTGCCAGCATAGATCAGCAGCGTTTTGACGCGCGCATCGCCGCGGACGACAAGGTCGAGCCGCAGGACTGGATGCCCGATGCCTATCGCAAGACGTTAGTGCGGCAAATCTCACAGCACGCGCACTCCGAAATCGTCGGCATGCTGCCCGAAGGCAACTGGATCAGTCGTGCGCCGAGCTTGAAACGCAAGGCGATCCTGTTAGCTAAGGTGCAGGACGAGGGCGGGCATGGGCTGTACCTGTACAGCGCCGCGGAAACGCTGGGCGTGTCGCGCGATCAGATGCTCGATGCGCTGCACAGCGGCCGTGCAAAGTATTCGAGCATTTTTAACTATCCCACGCCGAGTTGGGCCGACGTCGGCGTGATCGGGTGGCTAGTCGATGGCGCTGCGATCATGAACCAGATCCCGCTGTGCCGCTGCACGTATGGCCCTTATGCGCGCGCGATGATCCGCATCTGCAAGGAAGAGTCGTTCCACCAACGCCAAGGCTTCGATGCGTTGCTGGTCATGATGCAGGGTACCGCAGCACAGCGCGAGATGGTGCAACAGGCCGTGAACCGCTGGTGGTGGCCAGTGCTCATGATGTTCGGTCCGAGCGACAAAGACTCGGTGCACAGCAACCAGTCCGCCAAATGGGGTATCAAGCGCATATCGAACGACGACCTTCGGCAAAAATTTGTCGATGCGACCGTCGAGCAGGCCAAGGTCCTCGGCGTCACGCTGCCCGATCCGGATTTGAAGTGGAATGAGGCGCGCGGCCACTACGACTACGGCACAGTGGACTGGGAAGAATTTTGGCGCGTGGTCAACGGCGACGGCCCCTGCAACCGCGAGCGGCTGGCCACGCGTGTGAAGGCGCATGAGGACGGCGCCTGGGTACGCGAGGCGGCGCTAGCGTACGAGGCCAAGCAGGCTCGGCGCAACAAACAGAAAGCGGCGTAG
- the paaD gene encoding 1,2-phenylacetyl-CoA epoxidase subunit PaaD has translation MPDSSTDTSPVARAWAALDAVPDPEIPVVSIRELGILRDVRQAPDGVIEAVITPTYSGCPAMAQIAEDIGAALDGVGLAPHRVISVLAPAWTTDWITEGAREKLRRYGIAPPSRTCATQGTQAQQPVRIVSRDEREQAQQPACPHCGSPNTERLSQFGSTACKALYRCITCREPFDYFKPY, from the coding sequence ATGCCAGACAGTTCGACCGACACTTCACCCGTTGCCCGCGCGTGGGCGGCGCTGGACGCGGTACCCGACCCGGAAATCCCGGTCGTGTCGATCCGCGAACTCGGCATTCTTCGCGACGTGCGACAGGCACCAGACGGCGTCATTGAAGCGGTGATCACGCCAACCTACTCGGGTTGTCCGGCAATGGCGCAGATCGCCGAGGACATCGGCGCGGCGCTGGATGGCGTGGGGCTCGCGCCGCACCGTGTCATCAGCGTGCTCGCGCCTGCATGGACCACCGACTGGATCACCGAGGGCGCGCGCGAAAAGCTGCGCCGCTACGGGATCGCACCGCCGTCACGGACTTGCGCGACGCAGGGAACGCAAGCGCAGCAGCCGGTCAGGATCGTGTCGCGCGACGAACGCGAGCAAGCGCAACAGCCCGCCTGCCCGCACTGCGGCTCGCCGAACACCGAGCGGCTGTCGCAGTTCGGCTCGACCGCGTGTAAGGCGCTATACCGCTGTATTACCTGCCGTGAACCTTTCGATTACTTCAAACCATATTAA
- the paaE gene encoding 1,2-phenylacetyl-CoA epoxidase subunit PaaE → MATVQFHPLRIREVRAETPDAVSVAFEVPVELRDAYRFTQGQFVTLKAHINGEETRRSYSICVGVTDYERDGELRIGIKRVRGGRFSNFAFDTLQPGHTIDVMTPDGRFFTHLNADHDKQYLAFAGGSGITPVLAIIKTTLDVEPRSTFTLIYGNRSVDAIMFAEELEDLKNRYMNRLILYHVLSDDVQDVELFNGVLDRAKCDAFLQSLVPAESIDEAFICGPAPMMDAAEDALKAAGVPQQRIHVERFGTPLPQAGVPPVEITEHTPAADLEIMLDGKRRKLRLPYEGVSLLDVGLRAGLALPYACKGGVCCTCRAKVIEGEVRMEKNYTLEPQEVDAGFVLTCQCHPVSERVVVSYDER, encoded by the coding sequence ATGGCCACTGTGCAATTTCATCCGCTGCGCATCCGCGAAGTGCGCGCCGAAACGCCGGACGCAGTCTCGGTCGCTTTCGAGGTTCCTGTCGAACTGCGCGATGCGTACCGGTTCACGCAAGGGCAGTTCGTCACGCTCAAGGCCCATATCAACGGTGAGGAAACGCGCCGCTCGTATTCGATCTGCGTCGGCGTCACCGACTACGAGCGGGACGGCGAATTGCGCATCGGCATCAAACGGGTGCGCGGCGGCCGCTTCTCGAACTTTGCGTTCGACACACTGCAACCGGGACACACAATCGATGTGATGACGCCCGATGGTCGCTTTTTCACACACTTAAATGCCGATCACGACAAACAGTATCTCGCGTTCGCGGGAGGCTCGGGCATCACACCGGTGTTGGCCATTATCAAGACGACCTTGGATGTCGAGCCGCGCAGCACTTTTACGCTGATCTACGGCAATCGCAGCGTCGACGCAATCATGTTCGCCGAGGAATTGGAAGACCTGAAAAACCGGTACATGAACCGGCTGATCCTGTATCACGTGCTGTCGGACGATGTGCAGGATGTCGAGCTGTTCAATGGCGTGCTGGACCGGGCCAAGTGCGACGCCTTCCTGCAATCGCTGGTGCCGGCCGAATCGATCGACGAAGCCTTCATCTGCGGACCAGCGCCGATGATGGATGCCGCCGAGGACGCATTGAAAGCCGCCGGGGTGCCGCAACAGCGCATCCATGTGGAGCGCTTTGGCACGCCGCTGCCGCAAGCCGGCGTACCACCGGTCGAAATAACCGAACACACTCCTGCGGCGGACCTGGAAATCATGCTCGACGGCAAGCGCCGCAAGCTGCGCCTGCCCTATGAAGGCGTGAGCTTGCTCGATGTTGGATTGCGCGCGGGGCTCGCGCTGCCGTACGCGTGCAAGGGCGGCGTGTGCTGCACGTGCCGCGCCAAGGTGATCGAGGGAGAAGTCCGGATGGAGAAGAACTACACGCTCGAGCCCCAAGAAGTGGATGCCGGCTTTGTCCTCACCTGCCAATGCCACCCGGTCAGCGAACGCGTGGTAGTCAGCTACGACGAACGCTGA
- the paaB gene encoding 1,2-phenylacetyl-CoA epoxidase subunit PaaB — MSKEWPIWEVFVRSKQGLDHKHCGSLHAADAQMALRMARDVYTRRQEGVSIWVVPAAAITASAPEEKSELFDPAGDKIYRHPTFYQLPDKVNHM; from the coding sequence ATGAGCAAAGAATGGCCGATTTGGGAAGTATTTGTACGCAGCAAACAGGGGCTGGACCACAAACATTGTGGCAGCCTGCATGCGGCGGACGCACAAATGGCGCTGCGCATGGCGCGTGACGTCTATACGCGCCGGCAAGAAGGTGTGAGCATCTGGGTCGTACCAGCCGCGGCGATTACCGCATCGGCGCCCGAAGAAAAGTCCGAACTGTTCGATCCGGCCGGCGACAAGATATACCGCCATCCGACCTTCTACCAGTTACCGGACAAAGTCAACCACATGTAA
- a CDS encoding DUF1835 domain-containing protein — protein sequence MTTIHITNGDVAAASLRAALASTQRNEEVLALRDNLAFGPIRAVDSDVHERAAFWQQVLDERDRDVVSELNEQNATLERLVGSAATNIVVWHAQSASDQLMLRRVAWYLRTQPQRLNEVALGTRELPRETAPRADGASTIGMFGADALAARIRKAAPISVLRIGRLALEWQDVRRLNGDVRCWRENRFVTGTYAPIDDAWLQHTDDRWQMATNVAAQVMKVDFGVCVTDAIALWRCRELVTAGRLALSGEARQQWRDVQVRRP from the coding sequence ATGACAACAATCCATATTACCAACGGGGATGTGGCGGCCGCCTCGCTTCGTGCAGCGCTGGCCAGTACACAACGCAACGAGGAGGTCCTTGCGTTGCGTGACAATCTTGCATTTGGCCCGATCCGCGCTGTCGACAGCGACGTGCATGAACGCGCGGCGTTCTGGCAGCAAGTCCTCGACGAACGGGACCGGGATGTCGTGTCCGAACTGAACGAGCAGAACGCCACGTTGGAACGTCTCGTCGGATCAGCAGCGACGAATATCGTCGTCTGGCACGCGCAAAGCGCGTCGGACCAACTGATGCTGCGTCGGGTTGCATGGTATCTGCGCACCCAACCGCAACGGCTCAATGAAGTGGCCCTTGGCACACGCGAGTTGCCACGCGAGACCGCGCCGCGTGCCGACGGCGCGAGCACAATCGGCATGTTCGGCGCCGACGCGCTGGCCGCGCGCATCCGGAAGGCCGCGCCGATTTCGGTGTTGCGCATCGGGCGGCTTGCGCTGGAGTGGCAGGACGTGCGGCGGCTCAATGGCGACGTGCGATGCTGGCGCGAGAACCGCTTCGTGACCGGCACCTATGCGCCGATCGACGACGCATGGTTACAGCATACCGATGATCGATGGCAAATGGCGACCAACGTTGCCGCCCAGGTCATGAAGGTCGACTTCGGTGTCTGCGTGACCGATGCGATCGCGTTGTGGCGGTGCAGGGAACTGGTCACGGCCGGCCGCCTCGCGCTCAGCGGCGAGGCGCGTCAACAGTGGCGTGATGTGCAAGTGCGGCGGCCGTAG